In one Alnus glutinosa chromosome 12, dhAlnGlut1.1, whole genome shotgun sequence genomic region, the following are encoded:
- the LOC133852227 gene encoding NAC domain-containing protein 92-like yields MALSDNACVSLSSSVHESNGGEEEEEEEDLDLPVGYRFCPEDDELITHYLKNKLLGRPLSANIIRDIDLYEYDPDQLPIDQFKYGKGDEAYYFTNTRLNRATKHGYWKETGEDEQVFGGDSDEIVGFKKILNFYWGQEPNGEKSQWIMKEFILHPSIIPADALSDSITQKMGRFVVCRIQTKEDEGNENSTRRFF; encoded by the exons ATGGCGCTCTCAGACAATGCCTGTGTCTCGCTTTCTTCGTCTGTTCATGAAAGTaatggaggagaagaagaagaagaagaagaagatctggATTTGCCAGTTGGTTATAGATTTTGCCCGGAGGACGACGAGCTTATCACGCATTACTTGAAGAACAAGCTGCTCGGCCGTCCACTCTCCGCCAACATCATCAGAgacattgatctttatgagtaTGATCCTGATCAGCTTCCCATTG ATCAGTTCAAGTATGGTAAGGGGGACGAGGCATATTACTTCACCAACACTCGACTAAATCGAGCTACTAAGCATGGTTATTGGAAGGAAACTGGTGAAGATGAACAAGTTTTTGGTGGTGACAGCGATGAAATTGTTGGGTTcaagaaaattttgaacttcTATTGGGGACAAGAACCAAATGGTGAAAAGAGCCAGTGGATAATGAAAGAATTCATACTCCATCCAAGCATAATTCCAGCTGATGCACTTAGTGACAGCATCACCCAAAAG atGGGGAGGTTTGTAGTATGCAGAATTCAAACTAAAGAAGATGAAGGTAACGAGAATTCAACAAGAAGATTCTTTTGA